CCTCCACCTGCTCCGGCGCCATGTACTGGAAGGTCCCGACGATGTGCCCCTGCGCCGTGATGGGGCTCGCCGGGCTGCTCTCGGTGAGGGCCTGGGTGAGCACGCTGCCCGGCTGCATGGCCCCGCCCGTCGGCTTGGCCAGCCCGAAGTCCAAGAGCTTCGCCCCCGACTTGGTCAGCATCACGTTGCCCGGCTTCAGGTCGCGGTGCACGATGCCCTGCCGGTGCGCTTTCTCCAAAGCTTCCGCGATTTCCCTCCCAGTCTTCAGCACCTGCTCGACCGGCAGCGGCCCGCGCACCAG
This sequence is a window from Terriglobales bacterium. Protein-coding genes within it:
- a CDS encoding serine/threonine-protein kinase, whose protein sequence is MYRARDTRLERTVAVKVLPEQFSQNPDLKLRFEREAKAISALNHPNICTLHDVGHQDGVDYLVLEYIEGESLSARLVRGPLPVEQVLKTGREIAEALEKAHRQGIVHRDLKPGNVMLTKSGAKLLDFGLAKPTGGAMQPGSVLTQALTESSPASPITAQGHIVGTFQYMAPEQVE